Within the Dolichospermum compactum NIES-806 genome, the region GACAATGATGTGGCATGGTGTGGGCGGCGTATTGCTATTAGCGATGATTGTCGGTATGACCTTTTGGAGGGGTTGGCAACGTTACGTTATCGGCAAATACGAAGAGAGAGAAGTCCAAATTTCTTACTTGGTCGTCGGTGTAATTATTATGTTGCTGATGTATTTTCACGGCACATTAGGAGCGCACTTGGCGGCAGATTTTGGTGTTCACAATACAGCCGATAAATTACTAAGAGCCGGAAAAGACATCAATCAAATATTTGGTAATCGGTAATGGGTGATTAGTAATTGGTAATCGGTAAAAATTCTGATTTAACAACCGACCACTGACTACTGACTACTGACAACTAACAACTGACCATTATGAAAATTCGGCAATTTCTCAACTTTTTGACCATAGTTACTGGGGCAGTTGCGGTAACTCTTACTAGTCTATGGATTGGTAAACAGGCTTATTCTTGGCTTCCTCCCCAAGGGGCTGCTGAATCTCATCTAATTGATGATTTATTTAGCTTTTTGGTAACATTAGGATCTTTAATTTTCCTGGGAGTAACTGCTACTCTTTTCTATTCTATTTGTTTCCACCGGGCGAAAGCCAATGATTTAGGCGATGGTCCGCATATTGAAGGTAACGTTACTTTAGAAGTAGTTTGGACGGCAATCCCAATTATGTTGGTGTTATGGATTGCGGGTTATAGTTACCAAGTTTACGAAGAAATGGGCATCCAGGGACCTTCTCATCAGATCCATTTACATAATCCGATGAAGACAGAAACCGCTGATGCTGCACTGGGTGAAGCTTCAGCAGTTTCAGCAGGTGAGGATTTAGAACACATTGATGTATTAGCTAAACAGTGGGCTTGGGTGTTTCATTATCCCCAAAGCAATGTTACCAGTACAGAATTGCATTTACCTCAGGGTAGCCGTATCCGTCTAAATCTCCATTCGGA harbors:
- a CDS encoding cytochrome c oxidase subunit II, which translates into the protein MKIRQFLNFLTIVTGAVAVTLTSLWIGKQAYSWLPPQGAAESHLIDDLFSFLVTLGSLIFLGVTATLFYSICFHRAKANDLGDGPHIEGNVTLEVVWTAIPIMLVLWIAGYSYQVYEEMGIQGPSHQIHLHNPMKTETADAALGEASAVSAGEDLEHIDVLAKQWAWVFHYPQSNVTSTELHLPQGSRIRLNLHSEDVLHGFYIPAFRLKQDIIPGNDLDFEFTPIRPGAYDLTDSQYSGTYFATMRAKVIVESPSQYQQWLSKAASQKPSPASNQAASEYALKIENGIDSGWKTVEPAAPPLVNFPG